Proteins encoded within one genomic window of Meriones unguiculatus strain TT.TT164.6M chromosome 20, Bangor_MerUng_6.1, whole genome shotgun sequence:
- the Gja1 gene encoding gap junction alpha-1 protein — protein sequence MGDWSALGKLLDKVQAYSTAGGKVWLSVLFIFRILLLGTAVESAWGDEQSAFRCNTQQPGCENVCYDKSFPISHVRFWVLQIIFVSVPTLLYLAHVFYVMRKEEKLNKKEEELKVAQTDGVNVEMHLKQIEIKKFKYGIEEHGKVKMRGGLLRTYIISILFKSVFEVAFLLIQWYIYGFSLSAVYTCKRDPCPHQVDCFLSRPTEKTIFIIFMLVVSLVSLALNIIELFYVFFKGVKDRVKGRSDPYHATTGPLSPSKDCGSPKYAYFNGCSSPTAPLSPMSPPGYKLVTGDRNNSSCRNYNKQASEQNWANYSAEQNRMGQAGSTISNSHAQPFDFPDDNQNAKKIAAGHELQPLAIVDQRPSSRASSRASSRPRPDDLEI from the coding sequence ATGGGTGACTGGAGCGCCTTGGGGAAACTTCTGGACAAAGTCCAAGCTTACTCTACGGCTGGAGGGAAAGTGTGGCTGTCAGTACTCTTCATTTTCAGAATCCTACTCCTGGGGACAGCAGTTGAGTCAGCGTGGGGCGATGAACAGTCCGCCTTTCGCTGTAACACTCAACAACCCGGTTGCGAAAATGTGTGCTATGACaagtccttccccatctctcacGTGCGGTTCTGGGTCCTTCAGATCATATTCGTGTCTGTGCCCACCCTCCTGTACTTGGCTCATGTGTTCTACGtgatgaggaaggaagagaaactcaacaaaaaagaggaggagcTCAAAGTGGCCCAGACGGATGGCGTCAACGTGGAGATGCACCTGAAGCAGATCGAGATCAAGAAATTCAAGTACGGCATTGAGGAGCACGGCAAGGTGAAGATGAGAGGGGGCCTGCTGAGAACCTACATCATCAGTATCCTCTTCAAGTCTGTCTTCGAGGTGGCTTTCCTTCTGATCCAGTGGTACATCTATGGGTTCAGCCTGAGCGCTGTCTATACCTGCAAGAGAGATCCCTGCCCTCATCAGGTGGATTGCTTCCTCTCGCGTCCCACAGAGAAAaccatcttcatcatcttcatgctGGTGGTGTCCTTGGTGTCTCTCGCTTTGAATATCATCGAACTCTTCTACGTCTTCTTCAAGGGCGTCAAGGACCGCGTGAAGGGAAGAAGCGATCCTTACCACGCCACCACCGGCCCGCTGAGCCCATCAAAAGACTGTGGGTCTCCCAAATACGCCTACTTCAACGGTTGCTCCTCACCAACAGCCCCGCTCTCACCTATGTCTCCTCCTGGGTACAAGCTGGTTACCGGTGACAGAAACAATTCCTCGTGCCGCAATTACAACAAGCAAGCGAGTGAGCAAAACTGGGCTAATTACAGTGCAGAGCAAAATCGAATGGGGCAGGCCGGAAGCACCATCTCCAACTCCCACGCCCAGCCTTTTGATTTCCCCGACGACAACCAGAATGCCAAAAAAATTGCTGCTGGACATGAACTCCAGCCATTAGCCATTGTGGACCAGCGACCTTCCAGCAGAGCCAGCAGCCGCGCCAGCAGCCGTCCTCGGCCTGACGACCTGGAGATCTAA